The following are from one region of the Paenibacillus sp. JZ16 genome:
- a CDS encoding response regulator encodes MRSLMIVDDEKNIRYGLKTMIEREFPDQYEIRLAAQGQEALDSFREEPADIVITDIRMPVMDGIRLIEALAELEGTLGVKPVVLILSGYDDFEYAKAAIRYQVKEYLLKPIRRDELFAALRKTEEVLIRQAEVHNRVAASEVYLQQLQTHRLKELLELPQGLGLDMEAAANEIGFDSFVKPFRVAVMKYKYEDGNAMNKDELKQLIDNMRASVEGRINACFLDSKGRVVLIGSPDGQFEELARQFAEREMDGLFVGISREGIRIEDIRMGYIQALTALSYTFIHPNVKLMSHDDIQGELRTYPVPEESIRKLGNMLGTEREREIKALLLDIFHIEDMPHVAIDYLEHVSKRINEQVLDEVFRVYGESMVEVLKLYRKVGTMDNYRHFHTYFRNLEHLLLHVNEYVKGIRSAHSEHSEIKAAVSYMEENYHRPLNMAMVSNYVSLNYSYFSEAFKAHTGENFVVYLKKLRITKAKDLLQDGTMKLADIGKAVGFENTKQFSRVFKELEGISPHEYRIKVQTGPGLQQE; translated from the coding sequence ATGAGAAGTCTGATGATCGTGGATGATGAGAAGAATATCCGGTATGGACTGAAAACGATGATTGAACGGGAGTTCCCGGATCAGTACGAGATCCGCCTGGCTGCCCAAGGGCAGGAAGCGCTGGACTCTTTTCGCGAAGAGCCGGCCGATATCGTCATTACAGACATCCGGATGCCGGTCATGGACGGGATACGCCTGATTGAGGCCCTTGCTGAACTGGAAGGAACATTGGGGGTTAAACCCGTCGTTCTGATCCTGAGCGGATATGACGATTTTGAATATGCCAAGGCGGCGATCCGCTATCAGGTAAAGGAGTATCTGCTTAAGCCGATTCGACGGGATGAACTGTTCGCCGCCCTTCGAAAGACAGAAGAAGTTTTGATCCGGCAAGCGGAAGTGCACAACCGGGTGGCCGCCAGCGAGGTATATCTTCAGCAGCTGCAGACCCATCGGCTGAAGGAGCTGCTGGAGCTGCCGCAAGGACTGGGGCTGGATATGGAAGCTGCCGCGAACGAAATCGGATTTGATTCGTTTGTGAAGCCATTTCGGGTAGCGGTGATGAAATACAAATACGAAGACGGTAATGCCATGAACAAGGATGAGCTGAAGCAATTGATTGATAACATGAGGGCTTCAGTGGAAGGGCGGATCAACGCTTGCTTTCTGGACAGCAAGGGGAGAGTCGTGCTCATTGGCAGTCCGGACGGACAATTCGAAGAGCTGGCACGGCAGTTTGCCGAGCGGGAGATGGACGGGCTCTTCGTGGGCATCAGCCGGGAAGGCATCCGGATCGAAGACATCCGGATGGGTTATATTCAGGCGCTGACCGCCCTGAGTTATACGTTCATCCATCCCAACGTCAAGCTGATGAGCCATGATGATATTCAGGGGGAGCTGCGCACATATCCGGTGCCGGAAGAGAGCATCCGGAAGCTGGGCAACATGCTCGGCACGGAGCGGGAGCGGGAGATCAAGGCGCTGCTGCTGGATATTTTTCATATCGAGGATATGCCGCATGTGGCCATCGATTATTTGGAACATGTCAGCAAGCGGATCAATGAGCAGGTGCTGGATGAGGTGTTCCGCGTGTACGGGGAATCCATGGTGGAAGTGTTGAAGTTATACCGAAAGGTGGGGACAATGGACAATTACCGTCATTTTCACACCTATTTCAGAAATTTGGAGCATCTGCTGCTGCACGTGAATGAATATGTTAAAGGGATTCGTTCCGCCCACAGCGAGCATTCCGAGATCAAGGCAGCGGTAAGTTACATGGAGGAGAATTACCACAGGCCGCTGAACATGGCGATGGTCAGCAATTATGTGTCTTTGAATTATTCTTATTTCAGTGAAGCGTTTAAGGCCCATACGGGGGAGAACTTTGTGGTATATCTTAAGAAGCTGCGGATTACGAAGGCCAAAGACCTGCTTCAAGACGGCACCATGAAGCTTGCGGACATTGGTAAAGCGGTCGGTTTTGAGAACACCAAGCAATTCTCTCGTGTCTTTAAGGAGCTGGAAGGGATCTCGCCGCATGAATACCGGATCAAGGTACAAACAGGTCCGGGACTGCAGCAGGAGTAG
- a CDS encoding ABC transporter permease has protein sequence MQNQLHADVSETGVGPSMEPSVQKKLDRKRWLRKLYGQRHLQIMALLGVAWMIIFNYIPMYGVIIAFKEFNIVKSIGEAPWVGLAHFKEFFSDEDFRNVMRNTLGISLLKLFIGFPLPIIFALFLNEIRSVRYKRTIQTISYLPHFLSWVILGGILMTWLADIGIINNILMALHMIDEPITYLAEPKYFWGIIITSDIWKELGWSAIIYLAAIASISPEMYEASTIDGAGRFQKMWYITLPSIKSTISILFILAVGGVLNSNFDQILVLRNTLNESASNVIDIFVYHTGMQNGRYSYAQAVALFKSVIAIILLLIANKVTKKLNDTSLF, from the coding sequence ATGCAAAATCAACTTCATGCCGACGTTTCCGAAACCGGTGTCGGTCCCTCGATGGAGCCTTCTGTACAGAAGAAGCTTGACAGAAAAAGATGGCTCAGAAAGCTCTACGGCCAACGACATCTCCAAATTATGGCGCTGCTCGGCGTTGCGTGGATGATCATCTTTAACTACATTCCGATGTATGGTGTCATCATTGCATTTAAGGAATTCAATATCGTGAAGTCCATCGGCGAAGCTCCATGGGTAGGGTTGGCGCACTTTAAGGAGTTTTTCTCAGACGAGGACTTTAGGAACGTTATGCGGAACACGCTCGGGATCAGCTTGCTGAAGCTGTTTATCGGATTTCCGCTTCCGATCATATTTGCACTCTTTCTGAACGAAATTCGGTCTGTTCGATACAAGAGGACTATTCAGACGATCTCTTATCTGCCTCACTTCTTGTCATGGGTCATTCTGGGCGGGATTCTGATGACCTGGCTGGCGGATATCGGGATTATCAACAATATTTTGATGGCTCTGCATATGATCGATGAGCCGATCACGTATCTGGCTGAACCGAAATATTTCTGGGGAATCATTATCACCTCGGATATATGGAAGGAGCTTGGATGGTCCGCGATTATCTATCTGGCGGCCATTGCCAGCATTTCGCCTGAAATGTACGAGGCGTCGACGATAGATGGCGCAGGTCGGTTTCAGAAGATGTGGTACATCACCCTTCCCAGTATCAAATCGACCATATCCATCCTCTTTATTCTTGCGGTTGGTGGTGTGCTGAACTCCAACTTCGATCAGATTTTGGTGCTCCGAAACACGCTGAACGAAAGCGCGAGCAACGTCATCGATATTTTCGTGTACCACACCGGGATGCAGAACGGACGATACTCCTACGCGCAAGCCGTTGCATTGTTCAAGTCCGTCATTGCGATTATCCTGCTGTTGATCGCGAACAAGGTGACCAAAAAACTGAACGACACATCACTATTCTAG
- a CDS encoding acyltransferase: protein MDKRAKITEIDLVRGFAMMGVLMVHATSFATVQMRGDDFFGLYNFLNIFSKVGTTTFVFLSSFVLFYNYYHRPFRGRDLARFFKNRLMYILVPYLLFSVIFFTVAWYHRGGEPNLAAMLESFWPKLATGKSYTHLYFIFINIQFYLLFPLVLMLLKRFRGFAAVCVLVGIVLQWLFYIGNDAWWDVTNRNSWSLSFLSYYFLGAWIGIYYDRVKDWLTSTKFAARPALRKLGWIVLWAVWLGAALVHIGLRYNQRLLGTEYHPLLYDAFWNVHTLTTALVMLQVALHFGNKRARWLNGFRRLGVYSFGVYLVHPLVLLLYRDFPPQTENSWLLLAWYAGGLISALVVSYMVVYSMSRLGSWTWIFFGKLPGALRKGRSPSHPVPAKPVTEVSS from the coding sequence ATGGATAAACGTGCAAAAATAACCGAAATCGACCTGGTTCGGGGCTTTGCGATGATGGGCGTGCTGATGGTGCATGCGACGTCGTTCGCCACAGTTCAGATGCGCGGGGACGATTTTTTTGGCTTGTATAACTTCTTGAACATATTCTCGAAGGTTGGAACGACGACCTTCGTATTTCTGAGCAGCTTCGTGCTGTTCTATAACTACTATCACCGTCCGTTCAGAGGCCGTGACCTGGCGCGGTTCTTCAAAAACCGGCTGATGTATATACTAGTGCCGTACCTGCTGTTCTCGGTGATATTTTTTACGGTGGCCTGGTATCATCGCGGAGGCGAGCCGAATCTGGCGGCAATGCTGGAGAGTTTCTGGCCCAAGCTGGCAACGGGGAAATCTTACACGCACTTATATTTCATCTTCATTAACATCCAGTTCTATCTGCTGTTCCCGCTCGTGCTGATGCTGCTGAAGCGATTCCGCGGCTTCGCGGCGGTCTGCGTGCTGGTCGGCATTGTACTGCAGTGGTTGTTCTATATCGGCAATGATGCCTGGTGGGACGTAACGAACCGGAACAGCTGGTCGCTGTCGTTTCTGTCGTATTATTTTCTCGGGGCATGGATCGGTATTTATTATGACCGGGTCAAGGATTGGCTAACTTCAACGAAGTTTGCCGCAAGACCGGCGCTGCGCAAGCTGGGCTGGATCGTGCTCTGGGCAGTATGGCTGGGCGCCGCGCTGGTGCATATCGGCCTTCGATACAATCAGCGGCTGCTGGGGACGGAGTATCATCCACTGCTCTACGATGCCTTCTGGAATGTGCATACGTTGACCACCGCACTGGTCATGCTTCAGGTTGCTCTCCATTTCGGGAATAAGAGGGCACGGTGGTTGAACGGGTTCAGGCGGCTCGGCGTGTATTCCTTCGGTGTGTATCTGGTGCATCCGCTGGTTCTGCTCCTCTACCGGGACTTTCCTCCGCAGACGGAGAACTCCTGGCTGCTTCTGGCGTGGTATGCTGGCGGACTTATCAGTGCACTTGTGGTCTCGTATATGGTGGTGTACAGCATGAGTCGTCTCGGGAGCTGGACCTGGATCTTCTTTGGTAAACTGCCGGGCGCCTTGCGGAAGGGAAGATCACCAAGTCACCCTGTTCCGGCCAAGCCGGTTACGGAGGTTTCTTCGTAA
- a CDS encoding cold-shock protein — protein sequence MYSRKNSMESIPEEITEVWACTKEDCKGWMRDDFAFDTEPVCHLCQSPMVKETRSLPQLVNTNKQQKSLAKGIQIERK from the coding sequence ATGTATTCGCGTAAAAACTCGATGGAGAGTATTCCTGAAGAAATAACGGAAGTTTGGGCATGCACTAAGGAAGACTGCAAAGGGTGGATGCGGGACGATTTTGCGTTCGACACGGAACCGGTATGCCATTTGTGTCAATCCCCTATGGTCAAGGAAACGAGAAGCCTGCCGCAGCTAGTTAATACCAACAAACAACAGAAATCTCTGGCTAAGGGGATTCAGATCGAGCGCAAATAG
- a CDS encoding glycoside hydrolase family 5 protein yields MKDTRDSLVNGFVKADGQRLVNGEGQEILLQGVGLGSWLLPEGYMWKMPEQGDRPRRIEGMVRELIGEEKAAAFWETYYERYITEADIRQMASEGFNSIRVPINARFIMEEGQHPPFVYHEGHLRLIDQVIDWCRTYSLYVILDLHGAPGGQTGANIDDSERDLPELFTDRWNAERTVALWRLLAERYKDEWIVAGYDLLNEPLPDWFSEYNDRVMPLYKEITAAIREVDKRHMIILEGVHWSTDWSIFDDKFDDNLMLQFHKYWNNPDTESIQKYLDLREEWNVPIFMGEGGENNPQWYTGAFRMFEDHNISWNFWTWKKMNTQNSPFSIRMPKGWEKLTGYLEGGERPSSAEAEAILGEYLDHLPLAACDAYPNISRSLLRRLPIQIPAEFYGYRGEGVSYHVETKASQDIGFRISDGVPMRMITGKAEKPSYAPEGGKPWIEDNLVCVQLREGDWLAYAANCASADIFHLDIRGRISEGKVDIMLQIGDREPELISLSDSGEGQWHIHRVVEAMPIEEGPVDLVFMVNKGRIELDWLEFTEAR; encoded by the coding sequence ATGAAGGATACCAGAGATTCTTTAGTAAACGGTTTCGTTAAGGCGGACGGCCAACGTTTAGTCAATGGGGAGGGTCAGGAAATTCTGCTGCAGGGAGTCGGACTTGGAAGCTGGCTGCTGCCGGAAGGATACATGTGGAAAATGCCGGAGCAGGGAGACCGTCCGCGGCGCATCGAAGGCATGGTCAGGGAGCTGATCGGTGAGGAGAAGGCGGCTGCGTTCTGGGAGACCTATTACGAGCGTTATATCACGGAAGCCGATATCCGGCAGATGGCTTCAGAAGGCTTCAATTCCATTCGAGTACCGATCAATGCGAGGTTCATTATGGAGGAAGGGCAGCACCCGCCTTTTGTATATCATGAAGGTCATCTGAGGCTTATTGATCAGGTGATCGATTGGTGCAGGACGTATTCGCTGTATGTTATTCTGGATTTGCATGGCGCGCCAGGCGGACAGACCGGCGCCAATATCGACGATTCCGAGCGGGATTTGCCGGAGTTGTTCACGGACCGATGGAACGCGGAGCGGACGGTGGCGCTATGGCGCTTGCTGGCGGAACGCTATAAAGACGAGTGGATCGTGGCCGGTTACGACCTGCTTAACGAACCGCTGCCGGACTGGTTCAGCGAGTACAATGACCGGGTGATGCCGCTGTATAAGGAAATCACCGCGGCTATACGCGAAGTGGACAAGCGCCATATGATCATTTTGGAAGGCGTCCACTGGTCTACGGATTGGAGTATTTTTGACGACAAGTTTGACGATAATTTGATGCTTCAGTTCCATAAATACTGGAATAATCCCGACACGGAGAGCATTCAGAAGTATCTGGATTTGCGCGAAGAATGGAATGTGCCGATCTTCATGGGTGAAGGCGGCGAGAATAACCCGCAGTGGTATACGGGCGCATTCCGAATGTTTGAGGACCATAACATATCCTGGAACTTCTGGACCTGGAAGAAGATGAACACTCAAAACTCACCCTTCTCGATTCGCATGCCGAAAGGCTGGGAGAAGCTGACGGGTTACCTGGAAGGCGGAGAGAGGCCCTCTTCAGCTGAAGCTGAAGCGATTCTGGGCGAATACCTGGATCATCTTCCGCTGGCAGCTTGCGATGCTTACCCGAACATATCACGGTCGTTGCTTCGCCGGCTGCCCATTCAGATTCCGGCGGAGTTTTACGGATATCGGGGCGAGGGCGTTTCGTATCATGTTGAGACAAAGGCCAGCCAGGATATCGGTTTCCGGATTTCTGACGGTGTTCCGATGCGAATGATAACGGGCAAGGCAGAGAAACCAAGCTACGCTCCGGAAGGCGGCAAGCCGTGGATAGAGGATAATCTGGTATGCGTGCAGCTCCGGGAGGGAGATTGGCTCGCTTATGCTGCGAATTGCGCTTCCGCAGACATCTTTCATCTGGATATTCGGGGACGGATTTCCGAGGGTAAGGTGGATATCATGCTTCAGATCGGGGATCGGGAGCCTGAGCTTATTTCCTTGTCTGATTCTGGCGAAGGACAATGGCACATCCATAGAGTGGTTGAGGCTATGCCGATTGAGGAAGGTCCTGTGGATCTGGTGTTCATGGTGAATAAGGGCCGAATCGAGCTGGATTGGCTGGAATTTACCGAAGCGCGTTAA
- a CDS encoding pyridoxamine 5'-phosphate oxidase family protein, giving the protein MTEQAAISEGLHQWLDGSNLESKQHEAMMLLSVTEEGWPHTAMLSVGEVLALERSRLRIALWQGTATTGNLLRSGQATLVAIHDGAAHYVRLRLQALPDLPDARHPLQRFEATVVAVREDIAKYADITSAVKFQLHDPGEVLQRWKETLEELRK; this is encoded by the coding sequence GTGACGGAACAGGCCGCAATATCGGAAGGGCTGCACCAATGGCTGGATGGAAGTAATCTGGAATCGAAACAGCACGAAGCGATGATGCTATTGAGCGTAACGGAAGAGGGATGGCCGCATACGGCCATGCTCAGCGTAGGGGAGGTCTTGGCCTTGGAACGGAGCCGACTCCGGATTGCATTATGGCAGGGAACGGCTACGACAGGCAATCTCCTTCGGTCAGGACAGGCAACCTTGGTGGCGATTCATGATGGAGCGGCCCATTATGTTCGGCTGCGTCTTCAAGCGCTTCCCGATCTGCCGGATGCCCGGCATCCGCTGCAGCGTTTTGAAGCCACGGTCGTGGCTGTTCGGGAGGATATCGCGAAGTATGCGGATATCACATCGGCCGTGAAGTTTCAGCTGCACGACCCCGGTGAAGTCCTGCAGCGCTGGAAGGAAACGCTGGAGGAATTGCGGAAGTAA
- the cspD gene encoding cold-shock protein CspD, with protein sequence MQTGTVKWFNAEKGFGFIEVEGGNDVFVHFSAIQGDGFKTLDEGQRVEFNIVEGNRGPQAENVVKL encoded by the coding sequence ATGCAAACAGGAACTGTTAAATGGTTTAATGCTGAAAAGGGCTTTGGTTTCATCGAAGTTGAAGGCGGTAACGATGTATTCGTTCACTTCAGCGCGATCCAAGGCGACGGCTTCAAAACGCTTGACGAAGGCCAACGCGTTGAATTCAACATTGTTGAAGGAAACCGTGGACCACAAGCTGAGAACGTTGTTAAATTGTAA
- a CDS encoding extracellular solute-binding protein — protein MSKMLKPKSLLLLMFALVMAFTTACSSGGDNSGASEKEKEEDKPAEEVKLTQDQPGWAVDTSPITFDWYINFAWFPNKWGEDITSQYVTKKTGVNVNFIVPAGNEVEKMNTMIASGTLPDFITLGWYEDAVKKMIEGDLVLPLNELADQYDPYFYKVTDPAKVSWYTKDDGNIYGYPNASSSPKDYEKFGDNITSNQTFLVRKDMYEALGSPDMRTPEGFLKALEDAKKMFPDVNGQPLIPFGLHDFHEKGNSSLEGYLQNFLAIPQDKDGKLYDRSTDPEYVRWLKTFRMANEKGLMSKDIFVDKRPQMEEKIAQGRYFAMLYQRSDMANQQNALYANDPNSVYIAVDGPANSNLDQPTLSGPSISGWTVTLISKNVKDKARAIRFLDYLISEEGQRDTYLGEKGVTWDTIDGKDQFLPEVAELLNSDRGAFDKKYGASHTFWMMMDNNVTQPWMPAAVEPFKQMEDWTRGKTQSFSQFDQLDPDASSEEGIINDKVMNEWGKILPKLIFAKTDAEFDQIWNDYQAKRESLGFAKVQEFRQKEYEENVKKLEEFLK, from the coding sequence ATGAGCAAGATGCTTAAGCCAAAGAGCCTTCTGTTGTTGATGTTCGCACTGGTCATGGCCTTTACAACAGCATGCTCGTCCGGCGGTGATAATAGCGGCGCGTCGGAAAAAGAAAAAGAGGAAGACAAACCGGCAGAAGAAGTGAAATTGACTCAGGATCAGCCGGGATGGGCAGTCGATACCTCCCCGATTACGTTTGATTGGTACATCAACTTCGCCTGGTTCCCGAACAAATGGGGCGAGGATATTACGTCGCAATACGTAACGAAGAAGACGGGGGTTAACGTCAACTTCATCGTACCGGCAGGGAACGAAGTCGAGAAGATGAATACGATGATTGCTTCCGGCACACTGCCTGATTTTATTACGCTGGGATGGTATGAAGACGCTGTCAAAAAAATGATTGAAGGCGACCTCGTTCTGCCGCTGAACGAATTGGCAGACCAATACGATCCGTATTTCTATAAAGTAACCGACCCTGCGAAGGTGTCGTGGTACACCAAGGATGACGGCAATATTTACGGTTATCCGAATGCCTCCTCTTCACCGAAGGACTATGAGAAGTTTGGCGATAACATTACCTCCAACCAAACGTTCTTGGTCCGCAAAGACATGTATGAGGCGCTCGGAAGCCCGGATATGCGCACACCGGAAGGTTTCCTGAAAGCGCTTGAGGATGCCAAGAAAATGTTCCCGGACGTGAACGGACAGCCGCTCATTCCGTTCGGATTGCATGATTTCCATGAAAAAGGAAACAGCTCCCTCGAGGGCTACCTGCAGAACTTCCTTGCCATTCCGCAGGATAAAGACGGAAAGCTGTACGACCGCAGCACCGATCCGGAATATGTAAGATGGTTGAAGACGTTCCGTATGGCGAATGAAAAAGGTTTGATGTCCAAGGATATTTTCGTGGATAAACGTCCGCAAATGGAAGAAAAAATCGCACAGGGCCGCTATTTCGCGATGCTGTACCAACGCAGCGATATGGCGAACCAGCAGAACGCATTGTATGCAAACGATCCGAACTCGGTCTACATTGCAGTGGACGGACCGGCTAACTCCAACCTGGATCAGCCGACCTTGTCGGGTCCTTCGATCTCCGGCTGGACGGTAACCCTCATCTCCAAAAACGTAAAAGACAAAGCGCGCGCCATTCGCTTCCTGGATTACCTGATCTCCGAAGAAGGCCAGCGTGATACTTACTTGGGCGAAAAAGGCGTGACATGGGATACGATTGACGGCAAAGACCAATTCCTGCCTGAGGTAGCGGAGCTGCTGAACAGCGACCGCGGCGCATTCGACAAAAAGTATGGAGCATCCCACACCTTCTGGATGATGATGGATAATAACGTTACGCAGCCTTGGATGCCTGCTGCCGTCGAGCCGTTCAAGCAAATGGAAGACTGGACCCGCGGCAAGACCCAGAGCTTCTCGCAATTCGATCAGTTGGATCCGGATGCAAGCTCCGAGGAAGGCATCATTAACGACAAGGTAATGAACGAGTGGGGTAAAATCCTGCCGAAGCTGATCTTTGCTAAAACGGATGCCGAGTTCGATCAAATTTGGAACGATTACCAAGCGAAGCGTGAATCCCTCGGTTTCGCGAAAGTTCAGGAATTCAGACAGAAAGAATACGAAGAGAACGTCAAGAAGCTTGAGGAATTCCTGAAGTAA
- a CDS encoding cache domain-containing sensor histidine kinase: MMTRIRSLIQSFAYWFGRRSMQSRLVAAYILILLVPSIIVSNYFFKQIRDTYISDALNQNSFLLEIEKMNMLNQIEAIEMAAQLAISDDGIKDYLRINEEPEVAWLIDLARGPFKDIQRIQTNNPNITHLRLYTNNANVTEMWPIIFQEKRIASEPWFPEVKELDGGEMWIFNHRDPDILQRYAADVSEELPKVSLIRQVHSGDYSSVIQVDMLLKYFAPKTFAGIVDNSSQMVIVDHEGQMFMDRSQSFMNSHEGLRGEVELQFAKLKQEAGDSEKTIHARFSLDGSSFLLIATPMERLHAHVLNVVSLEGALNNVSKAQGQIIAANIVLIFLLSIITYYLNSIILKSLRRLTETMKRVRKGEVTAAITIQGGGEVGELAHHFNKLIRTINELIAQGVRKQAVTKEAELRTLHSQIDSHFLYNTLENIKMLAEIEGQRTISDALTSLGGMMRYNFKWSGEYVKLKDEIRHIRNYIDVMNIRFDEPIRLELNIPSEFMELEVLKMSLQPIVENAVKHAWPEFPDQEKRIKIDAIAWEEDRITINVTDNGIGMEPYRLGRLGEILRTADNEELPSVDYGHGGVQAGGIGLRNVHQRIRLFYGNEYGIEVKSEEGKFTQVTMTFPKVLLTGGGSGHEKSDDRG; encoded by the coding sequence ATGATGACACGAATCAGATCGCTTATTCAATCGTTTGCTTATTGGTTTGGCCGCAGGTCGATGCAGAGTCGTTTGGTTGCTGCCTATATCTTGATTTTGCTGGTTCCGAGCATTATCGTGTCTAATTATTTTTTTAAGCAGATTCGGGATACCTACATCAGCGATGCGCTCAACCAGAACTCGTTCCTGCTGGAAATTGAGAAGATGAACATGCTGAACCAGATTGAAGCGATTGAAATGGCCGCACAGCTGGCGATTTCGGATGACGGCATCAAGGATTATCTTCGGATCAATGAAGAACCCGAGGTGGCGTGGCTGATCGATTTGGCTCGGGGGCCCTTCAAGGACATCCAGCGGATCCAAACCAACAATCCGAATATTACCCACCTTCGGTTATACACAAACAACGCAAACGTGACGGAAATGTGGCCGATCATTTTTCAGGAGAAACGGATCGCAAGCGAGCCGTGGTTCCCCGAAGTCAAGGAGTTGGACGGCGGAGAGATGTGGATATTCAACCACCGCGATCCCGATATTCTGCAGCGCTACGCTGCCGACGTGTCCGAGGAGCTGCCGAAGGTGTCCCTGATTCGCCAAGTCCATAGCGGGGATTATAGCAGCGTGATTCAAGTGGATATGCTGCTCAAGTACTTTGCTCCGAAGACCTTTGCCGGTATCGTGGATAACAGCTCGCAGATGGTCATCGTCGATCATGAAGGGCAGATGTTCATGGACCGAAGCCAATCGTTCATGAACAGTCACGAGGGACTCCGCGGCGAGGTGGAGCTTCAGTTCGCTAAGCTGAAACAGGAGGCGGGCGACTCCGAGAAGACCATACATGCCAGGTTTAGCCTGGACGGATCCTCGTTCTTGCTGATCGCGACGCCGATGGAGCGGCTTCATGCCCATGTGCTGAATGTCGTTTCCCTGGAAGGGGCGCTGAATAACGTATCCAAGGCCCAGGGGCAGATTATAGCGGCGAATATTGTATTGATTTTTCTGCTGTCGATCATTACGTATTACCTAAATTCCATTATTCTGAAGAGCCTGCGCCGTTTAACGGAGACGATGAAGAGAGTCCGCAAGGGAGAAGTTACTGCAGCCATTACGATTCAGGGGGGCGGCGAGGTTGGTGAACTGGCGCATCATTTTAACAAATTGATCCGCACCATCAATGAACTGATTGCCCAGGGCGTACGCAAGCAAGCGGTGACCAAGGAGGCGGAGCTGCGAACGCTGCACAGCCAGATTGACTCTCATTTCCTATACAATACGCTTGAAAATATTAAGATGCTGGCCGAAATCGAGGGGCAGCGGACGATTTCGGATGCGTTGACCTCACTTGGCGGGATGATGCGCTACAACTTCAAGTGGTCGGGGGAGTACGTTAAATTGAAGGATGAAATTCGCCATATCCGCAATTACATTGATGTCATGAATATCCGGTTTGACGAGCCAATCCGGCTTGAACTCAATATCCCGTCCGAATTCATGGAGCTCGAGGTATTAAAAATGTCGCTGCAGCCCATCGTGGAAAACGCCGTTAAGCATGCCTGGCCCGAGTTCCCGGATCAGGAAAAGCGAATCAAGATCGATGCCATTGCATGGGAAGAGGATCGGATCACGATTAACGTTACGGATAATGGCATCGGGATGGAGCCTTATCGACTGGGCAGGCTGGGCGAGATTCTTCGAACGGCGGACAATGAGGAACTCCCTTCCGTAGATTACGGGCACGGTGGAGTGCAGGCTGGAGGAATCGGACTTCGGAATGTGCACCAGCGAATCCGGTTGTTCTACGGGAATGAATATGGAATCGAAGTGAAGAGCGAAGAGGGGAAGTTCACGCAGGTGACCATGACATTCCCTAAGGTTCTGTTAACAGGAGGAGGCAGTGGACATGAGAAGTCTGATGATCGTGGATGA
- a CDS encoding carbohydrate ABC transporter permease: MFKRRTKGEAFFDIFNNFGMLIVCFLTIYPIWYVLVNAFNDGQDAMRGGIYWWPRMFSLENFSAVFQSSGIMTAMGITVAKTVIGVFIHVLFTAMVAYAFSRKGLIGGKFYILLGTVTMFFGGGLIPTYLLIKDLNMLDSFLVYIIPFMFSFFDLIIFMTFFREIPDGLEEAAKIDGANDWSIFLRVVLPVSMPVIATIALFHGVFQWNDYFTGVIYINNTDLQPIQTYLYKVVAQSSSNQMMAQVPGGVAKTVTSQSIKMATMVVTTAPIVFVYPFLQRYFVKGMMIGSIKG, translated from the coding sequence ATGTTTAAACGCAGAACCAAAGGCGAAGCCTTCTTCGATATATTCAACAATTTCGGCATGCTGATCGTATGCTTTCTGACGATCTACCCGATCTGGTACGTGCTGGTGAATGCCTTCAATGACGGGCAGGACGCCATGCGCGGAGGAATCTACTGGTGGCCGCGGATGTTCAGCCTCGAGAATTTCAGCGCGGTGTTCCAGAGCTCCGGCATCATGACGGCGATGGGCATCACCGTAGCCAAAACCGTGATCGGCGTGTTCATCCACGTCCTCTTCACCGCGATGGTCGCCTATGCATTCTCGCGGAAGGGACTGATCGGCGGCAAATTCTATATTTTGCTCGGAACGGTGACGATGTTTTTCGGCGGCGGACTGATTCCGACCTATCTGTTGATCAAGGATTTGAATATGCTCGACAGCTTCCTGGTGTACATTATTCCGTTTATGTTCAGTTTCTTTGATCTTATCATCTTCATGACCTTCTTCCGGGAAATTCCCGACGGTCTGGAGGAGGCGGCAAAAATTGACGGGGCTAATGACTGGTCCATCTTCCTCCGGGTTGTGCTGCCTGTATCCATGCCGGTCATCGCAACAATCGCATTGTTTCACGGGGTATTCCAATGGAACGATTATTTCACTGGTGTCATCTACATCAACAACACGGACCTCCAGCCGATCCAGACGTATCTGTATAAAGTCGTCGCTCAATCCAGCTCGAATCAGATGATGGCTCAGGTGCCGGGCGGGGTTGCCAAGACGGTCACCTCCCAATCGATCAAAATGGCGACCATGGTCGTAACGACGGCGCCGATCGTATTCGTCTATCCGTTCCTGCAGCGATACTTCGTCAAAGGGATGATGATCGGCTCCATTAAAGGTTGA